A single region of the Pseudomonas sp. GGS8 genome encodes:
- a CDS encoding FAD-binding oxidoreductase — translation MSEGLVADVIVIGAGIIGAACAQALARRGLQVLVLDAGLHGATAAGMGHLLVLDDNPAELALSQYSLQRWRELAPDLPDGCAYRNNGTLWLAANAEEMAVAHSKYLNLKAQGVACELVSASALRQREPELREDLEGGLLINGDGILYAPATARWMLDTPNIRQHRARVSAVDGNRVCLDDGQWLRAEAVVLANGVQANELCPELPIEPKKGHLLITDRYPGTVTHTLVELGYVTSAHNATGPSTACNIQPRPTGQLFVGASRQFGTTDPQVEGWMLAKMLKRAAEYMPGLARLNGIRAWTGFRAASPDGLPLVGQHPQRQGLWLAVGHEGLGVTTAPGTADLLVAQLFNETPPLAAQPYLPQRFLGEPAYA, via the coding sequence ATGAGCGAGGGCCTGGTGGCCGATGTGATCGTGATCGGCGCCGGCATCATCGGCGCCGCCTGCGCCCAGGCGTTAGCCCGTCGTGGCTTGCAAGTGCTGGTGCTGGACGCCGGCCTGCACGGTGCGACGGCGGCGGGCATGGGCCACCTGCTGGTGCTCGACGACAACCCGGCCGAATTGGCCCTGAGCCAATATTCCCTGCAACGCTGGCGCGAACTGGCGCCGGACCTGCCCGACGGCTGCGCCTACCGCAACAACGGCACGCTGTGGCTGGCGGCCAACGCCGAAGAAATGGCGGTCGCCCACAGCAAATACCTGAACCTGAAAGCCCAGGGCGTGGCGTGCGAACTGGTCAGTGCCAGCGCCTTGCGTCAGCGTGAACCGGAACTGCGCGAGGATCTGGAAGGCGGCTTGCTGATCAATGGCGACGGCATTCTGTATGCGCCGGCGACGGCCCGCTGGATGCTCGACACGCCGAACATCCGTCAGCATCGGGCACGGGTCAGCGCGGTCGATGGCAATCGCGTCTGCCTCGATGACGGTCAGTGGTTGCGGGCCGAAGCGGTGGTGTTGGCCAACGGTGTTCAGGCCAACGAACTGTGCCCGGAATTGCCCATCGAGCCGAAAAAAGGCCATCTGCTGATTACCGACCGCTACCCCGGCACCGTCACCCACACCCTGGTGGAACTGGGTTACGTCACCAGCGCCCACAACGCCACGGGGCCATCCACCGCCTGCAATATTCAGCCGCGCCCCACCGGGCAATTGTTCGTCGGTGCCTCGCGGCAATTCGGCACCACCGACCCGCAGGTCGAAGGCTGGATGTTGGCGAAAATGCTCAAGCGTGCCGCCGAGTACATGCCAGGGCTGGCCCGGCTCAACGGCATCCGCGCCTGGACCGGCTTTCGCGCCGCCAGCCCCGACGGCCTGCCGCTGGTGGGCCAGCATCCGCAGCGCCAAGGCTTGTGGCTGGCCGTCGGTCACGAAGGCTTGGGCGTTACCACCGCCCCTGGCACGGCCGACTTGCTGGTGGCGCAGCTGTTCAACGAAACCCCGCCACTGGCCGCGCAACCCTATCTGCCCCAGCGTTTCCTCGGAGAACCCGCCTATGCCTGA
- a CDS encoding (2Fe-2S)-binding protein: protein MPELLLDGRALKVAEGTSVAAALALGSDGCTRTSVSGQRRAPLCGMGICQECRVTIDGRRRLACQTLCRDGMQVQTCP from the coding sequence ATGCCTGAATTACTGCTGGACGGCCGCGCCTTGAAGGTGGCCGAAGGCACCAGCGTCGCCGCAGCCTTGGCGCTGGGCAGCGACGGATGCACGCGCACTTCGGTCAGTGGCCAGCGCCGCGCACCGCTGTGCGGCATGGGCATTTGCCAGGAATGCCGGGTGACCATCGACGGCCGGCGACGCCTGGCCTGCCAGACTCTGTGCCGCGACGGCATGCAGGTGCAGACATGCCCATGA
- a CDS encoding FAD/NAD(P)-binding oxidoreductase yields the protein MNEYADLLIIGAGPAGMAAALAAAPSGARIVMLDDNPLPGGQIWRDGPQANVPDQARRLRERLQACSNIRRHAGTRVIANPGPKQLLVENDDDGWLISYHRLILCTGARELLLPFPGWTLPGVTGAGGLQALIKAGLPVQGERVVIAGSGPLLLASAASAKKHGAQIQRIAEQASRTAVAGFAAQLPRWPGKWLQSFGLFDRHYRTATHVLAALGTDRLEGVRLQQQGNIVELECDRLACGFGLIPNIQLGQALGYAIEGQALAVDAWQASRADHYAAGECTGFGGSELALVEGAIAGHAAVGNLEAARQLWPRRARWQGFAKALNQAFALDPPLKSLAHPDTLVCRCEDVPYGALTGHTDWREAKLASRCGMGACQGRVCGGAVQHLFGWQPSAPRPPFSPARIETLMCLDDTPPA from the coding sequence ATGAACGAATACGCCGATCTGCTGATCATCGGAGCCGGCCCCGCCGGCATGGCCGCTGCCCTTGCCGCCGCGCCCAGTGGCGCACGCATCGTCATGCTCGACGACAATCCGCTGCCGGGCGGGCAAATCTGGCGTGACGGTCCGCAAGCCAACGTACCCGATCAGGCCCGTCGCCTGCGTGAACGTTTGCAGGCGTGCAGCAACATCCGCCGCCACGCCGGCACCCGGGTGATCGCCAATCCCGGTCCGAAACAGCTGTTGGTCGAAAATGACGATGACGGCTGGCTGATCAGTTATCACCGATTGATTCTGTGCACCGGCGCCCGCGAGTTGCTGCTGCCCTTCCCCGGCTGGACGTTGCCCGGCGTGACCGGCGCCGGGGGCTTGCAGGCGCTGATCAAGGCGGGCCTGCCGGTGCAGGGTGAGCGCGTGGTGATTGCCGGCAGCGGCCCGCTGTTGCTGGCGAGTGCCGCCTCCGCGAAAAAACACGGCGCGCAGATCCAGCGCATCGCCGAGCAAGCCTCGCGCACCGCCGTCGCCGGTTTCGCCGCGCAACTGCCCCGCTGGCCTGGCAAATGGTTGCAATCGTTCGGCCTGTTCGACCGCCATTACCGCACCGCGACGCATGTGCTGGCCGCCCTTGGCACTGACCGGCTGGAAGGCGTGCGCCTGCAACAGCAAGGCAATATCGTCGAGCTGGAATGTGATCGGCTGGCCTGTGGTTTCGGCTTGATCCCGAACATTCAATTGGGCCAGGCACTGGGTTATGCCATCGAAGGTCAGGCGTTGGCCGTGGATGCCTGGCAGGCCAGTCGCGCCGATCATTATGCGGCGGGTGAATGCACCGGGTTTGGTGGCAGTGAACTGGCGTTGGTCGAAGGTGCCATTGCTGGGCACGCGGCGGTCGGTAACCTTGAAGCGGCCCGTCAGTTGTGGCCACGCCGGGCACGCTGGCAGGGTTTTGCCAAGGCGCTGAATCAGGCCTTCGCCCTCGACCCGCCACTCAAATCCCTGGCCCACCCCGACACCCTGGTCTGCCGCTGCGAAGACGTGCCCTACGGCGCATTGACCGGGCACACTGACTGGCGCGAAGCCAAGCTGGCCAGTCGCTGCGGCATGGGCGCTTGTCAGGGCCGGGTATGTGGTGGCGCGGTGCAGCACTTGTTCGGCTGGCAACCCTCGGCGCCCCGCCCGCCCTTCAGCCCGGCACGAATCGAGACCTTGATGTGCCTGGACGACACCCCGCCGGCCTGA
- a CDS encoding AraC family transcriptional regulator, whose protein sequence is MYPSLSTFKPCDLPTLLNSLQPIAPLLDTLADVVFFIKDREARYAFVNQTLARRCGFKHREELLGRTAEMVFPERFGPLYTEQDRRVLSSGREMADQLELHLYYGNQPIWCLTHKLALKDEQGHIVGLAGISRDLQSPQSNHPAFEKLAAVDAHIRSHFARPISLAELTAIAGYSVAQLERHCKRVFQLTPRQMINKARLEEGSRLLLHTELPITEIALRCGYTDHSAFSRQFRALTGLSPSQYRDTQR, encoded by the coding sequence ATGTATCCCTCGCTCAGCACCTTCAAACCCTGCGATCTGCCCACGCTGTTGAACAGCCTGCAGCCGATTGCGCCGCTGCTCGACACCCTGGCGGACGTGGTGTTTTTCATCAAGGACCGCGAAGCCCGCTACGCCTTCGTCAACCAGACCCTGGCCCGGCGTTGCGGTTTCAAACATCGCGAGGAACTGCTGGGGCGCACCGCCGAAATGGTCTTCCCGGAACGCTTCGGCCCGCTGTACACCGAACAGGATCGGCGGGTGCTGTCCAGCGGTCGCGAGATGGCCGACCAACTGGAGCTGCACCTGTATTACGGCAACCAGCCGATTTGGTGCCTGACCCACAAACTCGCCTTGAAGGATGAACAGGGTCACATCGTGGGCCTGGCGGGGATCTCCCGCGATCTGCAATCGCCGCAGTCCAATCACCCCGCGTTCGAGAAACTCGCCGCGGTGGACGCGCACATCCGCAGCCACTTCGCCCGCCCCATCAGCCTCGCCGAACTGACCGCCATCGCCGGTTATTCCGTGGCGCAGTTGGAGCGTCATTGCAAACGGGTCTTCCAGCTCACCCCACGGCAGATGATCAACAAGGCACGCCTGGAAGAAGGTTCACGGTTGTTGCTGCACACAGAACTGCCGATCACCGAGATCGCCCTGCGCTGCGGTTACACCGATCACAGTGCGTTCAGCCGGCAGTTTCGTGCGTTGACCGGTCTGTCACCGAGCCAGTATCGCGATACTCAGCGTTAG
- a CDS encoding DUF6124 family protein, with protein MFKPTPNPPETDDVSPYESLDSKKLHAAADRALDHYLKPPIPKDTQRKPSTIYHVGPKVDNETLLVNACESLASASMMLSEFAGLMDMPHRNVMLGIQSVVMLGELAVNRVLDNLDPQG; from the coding sequence ATGTTCAAACCAACGCCAAATCCTCCAGAAACCGACGACGTTTCCCCCTACGAATCCCTCGATTCCAAAAAACTCCACGCAGCCGCCGACCGCGCCCTCGATCACTACCTCAAACCACCCATCCCCAAAGACACCCAGCGCAAACCCAGCACCATTTACCACGTCGGCCCCAAGGTCGATAACGAAACCCTGCTGGTCAACGCCTGCGAATCCCTGGCGTCAGCCAGCATGATGCTCAGTGAGTTCGCCGGGCTGATGGACATGCCCCATCGCAACGTGATGTTGGGGATTCAATCGGTGGTCATGCTCGGTGAGCTGGCGGTGAACCGAGTGCTGGATAACCTCGATCCGCAGGGCTAG
- a CDS encoding transporter substrate-binding domain-containing protein, protein MKNPAFAVALSAVLSTSFIATAQADKLDDIIGSGKLRCAVTLDFPPMGFRDAGNNPAGFDVDYCRDLAKILGVEAEVVETPFPDRIPALVSGRADVIVASTSDTLERAKTVGLTVPYFAFQMVVLTRDDTGINSFDDLKGKPVGNTSGTYEAIALEKDVKNWGTGTFRAYQSQNDTLLAVAQGHIDATVVTNTVAAATLKSGKYKNLKVAGNAPYVIDYVSLGAKRNEYGLLNYLNLFVNQQVRTGRYKELFVKWVGTEIPPTNLTVPQVYY, encoded by the coding sequence ATGAAAAACCCCGCATTTGCCGTAGCCCTCAGCGCTGTTCTCAGTACCTCCTTCATTGCCACCGCCCAGGCCGACAAGCTCGACGACATCATCGGTTCGGGCAAGCTGCGCTGCGCCGTGACCCTGGACTTCCCGCCCATGGGTTTCCGCGATGCCGGTAACAACCCAGCCGGTTTCGACGTGGACTACTGCCGTGACCTGGCGAAAATCCTCGGGGTCGAGGCCGAAGTGGTCGAGACGCCGTTCCCGGACCGTATTCCGGCGCTGGTCTCCGGGCGGGCCGATGTGATCGTCGCCTCCACCTCCGACACCCTCGAACGGGCCAAGACTGTCGGCCTGACGGTGCCCTACTTTGCCTTCCAGATGGTGGTGCTGACTCGCGACGACACCGGCATCAACAGCTTCGATGACCTCAAGGGCAAACCCGTGGGCAACACCAGCGGCACCTATGAGGCCATCGCCCTGGAGAAAGACGTGAAGAACTGGGGCACCGGCACCTTCCGCGCTTATCAGTCGCAGAACGACACCCTGCTGGCCGTCGCCCAGGGCCATATCGACGCCACCGTGGTCACCAACACCGTGGCCGCCGCCACCCTCAAGTCGGGCAAATACAAAAACCTGAAAGTCGCCGGTAACGCGCCGTACGTGATCGACTACGTTTCCCTCGGTGCCAAGCGCAACGAGTATGGCCTGCTCAATTACCTCAACCTGTTCGTCAACCAGCAGGTGCGCACCGGTCGTTACAAGGAGCTGTTCGTCAAATGGGTCGGCACTGAAATCCCGCCGACCAACCTGACCGTGCCACAGGTTTACTACTGA